The proteins below come from a single Aegilops tauschii subsp. strangulata cultivar AL8/78 chromosome 6, Aet v6.0, whole genome shotgun sequence genomic window:
- the LOC109764063 gene encoding F-box/FBD/LRR-repeat protein At5g22660 — protein sequence MESSPPKRNAGHVGEDGISTLPDHLLLDILERLHLREAVRAGALSTRWRHLPSHLSLVHLDASHFRGATSLQVMDAFTDAARALLTRVPPAEGVCESGALKVLVLSFYTSSPHLSSIGRLIEDIVSLGQTQCLEFCISPLGISIEIGQEFMAFSRAYPVAFSWLTTLTLEYHAFGHSDITDLISTCSRLRHLSLRFYRLLDLHSTLKIDVPCSELQELEFIGLLCTRIELVSVPKLRQVECKCWLFNNPPVRFGYVPELRGLVLASKAKAWQEPFALSECLSTSVGARNLSTLTLCFGYQMIWIQPEPPKQLIAIFRNLTSVRLFGIFSECDLSWTLFILEAAPALHDLAVSLSRHSCAKPHKNSAEKTNVVWEPSKDLKHLNLEVLQIFGCEDEDKVTNYMRLVMERAVGLLKIQLYGESPCTYCDATSLERSKAEKASRHRIKEQLTHGSSSSVEIIIC from the exons ATGGAGTCGTCGCCGCCCAAGCGCAACGCCGGCCACGTCGGCGAGGACGGAATCAGCACCCTCcccgaccacctcctcctcgacATCCTCGAGCGCCTCCACCTGCGCGAGGCGGTCCGCGCCGGCGCGCTCTCCACGCGGTGGCGGCACCTCCCCAGCCACCTCTCGCTCGTGCACCTCGACGCCAGTCACTTCCGTGGCGCCACATCGCTCCAGGTCATGGACGCGTTCACGGACGCGGCGCGGGCCTTGCTCACTCGGGTGCCTCCCGCCGAGGGAGTGTGCGAGAGTGGTGCCCTCAAGGTGCTCGTCCTCAGCTTCTACACGTCTTCCCCTCACCTGAGCTCCATAGGCCGCCTCATCGAGGACATTGTGAGCTTGGGCCAGACCCAATGCCTTGAGTTTTGCATATCCCCGCTGGGCATCAGCATTGAGATTGGGCAGGAGTTCATGGCGTTCTCCCGTGCCTACCCAGTTGCCTTCTCATGGCTCACGACGCTTACGCTCGAATATCATGCTTTTGGACATTCAGACATCACTGACCTCATTAGCACTTGCAGTAGGCTCAGGCACCTCAGCTTGAGATTCTACAGACTGCTTGATCTGCACTCCACGCTCAAGATCGATGTGCCGTGCTCTGAGCTCCAGGAGCTTGAGTTCATCGGCCTTTTGTGCACACGGATCGAGCTCGTCTCTGTCCCCAAGCTTAGACAAGTGGAGTGCAAATGTTGGCTCTTCAATAACCCTCCAGTGCGCTTTGGCTACGTTCCTGAGCTTCGCGGTTTAGTACTCGCTTCTAAAGCCAAGGCATGGCAAGAGCCATTCGCGCTCAGCGAATGCCTGTCAACGAGTGTTGGTGCCAGGAACCTGTCAACACTGACTCTGTGTTTTGGGTACCAAATG ATTTGGATTCAGCCAGAACCTCCGAAGCAGCTCATTGCTATATTCAGAAACCTGACCTCTGTGCGTCTTTTCGGTATCTTCAGTGAGTGTGATCTGAGCTGGACACTGTTTATCCTTGAAGCTGCACCTGCCCTACATGATTTAGCAGTAAGT TTATCTCGACATTCATGTGCCAAGCCGCACAAGAACAGTGCCGAGAAGACCAACGTGGTGTGGGAGCCATCCAAGGATTTGAAGCACCTGAACTTGGAGGTGCTGCAGATCTTCGGGTGTGAGGATGAAGACAAGGTGACAAACTATATGAGGCTCGTCATGGAAAGAGCTGTGGGGTTGTTGAAAATCCAGTTGTATGGTGAAAGCCCATGCACATACTGTGATGCCACCAGTCTTGAAAGATCCAAGGCGGAAAAAGCTAGCAGGCATCGGATTAAGGAGCAACTCACACATGGATCATCCTCATCTGTGGAGATAATTATCTGTTGA